The genome window ATCAGCGGACCTGACCAAAGTTCAGGCAAAAGCGGCATTAGAATCTACTCTGAATGCTATTTCTGAAACGCTGAAAAAAGGCGAGCAAGTCCAACTGGTCGGTTTCGGTACTTTTAAAGTTAGCCACCGTGCTGCGCGTACTGGTCGTAACCCACAAACTAAAGCAGAAATTCAAATTCCTGCTACAACTGTACCCGCTTTCTCTGCCGGTAAAGCACTGAAAGAAGCTGTAAAATAAGAACATTGTACAGACGAATCACCAGAGGGGGTAAAAAACTACCCCTTTTGTTTATTCAAAAAGGGTTGCTGGTATTGGGAGCCATCTCAATGCTAAGCGCCTGTTCTTCTAATGCACCAAAGCTACCTGAGTTTAGTGCAAGCGGTTTTATTGCCGATGATGGCGTCATTCGTATGTGGCGGCTAAATAATGCAAAAAGCCAACCTCTGGTCTTAATGGTGGTTTATAGCCCCTATAAAGGCACAGACACTTCCGTTAATTTCTTCGAGTACCGCTCTGGTAACCTCTGGCAAATTCGTAGCCAAATCTTGAATCAAAAAAATGGTGATATCACCGAACAATTACGCTTCGATAAAAATAATGACGTTATTTTTATGCAGCGTGCTCAAGATGGCCATAAAACATCACTTTCGGCTGATGAAATCACGCGTTGGCGCTTTGAAGCGGAACGAGTACTTGAGACAAACACCGCACTGATTGTTGGCGGCATCAAACTCTATCAAGGTCGCTGGCAACAAGGAAAAGTGACCACCTGTGAGGGGGATGTGCGTGAAGTGACTTTTGAACCCTATTCTGAAAAGTGGTTACAAAACCGTGCGAAAGTGTGGCATTCCCAGCTAAATTTAGCGTGGTTGGAGTCTTCAGAGGGAAACCAGCTTTTGATGGTGGCGGATACTGATTTTTGCCGCTGGCAGCCTTCTAAAGATTCTTTGTAATATCACCGCTCGTCGTCTTTCAATCCATAGCTTTGTTGGCTGCTCTCAGCTACTTAGGTTACATACTTATGTATGCTCCCTAAGATATCTTCGTTTGCCGCCTAGCTCTGAATTGAAATACTTAGAGCCGATACTTTTACTCGTCTACTCGTCGTTTTTCGAGCCTCAGCTATATTGCTACGTTCGCTCACTCTAGTTACATACTTATGTATGCTCCTAGATATTCTCTCTCTTGCAGCTTTGCTGTGATTCGAAATACTTAGAGCCATTGTCTGTGTGAATGGTCAAAGGCAAAAACAAGTTCAAAAAATAGAAAATAAAAAAGCTGATAAAAGTTTCCTCTTATCAGCTCAGGGAATGGTTTAGTACTTTGTATTATTTTATACGAGCGATAGCGCGGTAGCCGATGTCGTTGCGGTAGAAGCTATCATTCCAGTGAATGGCTTTGGCGACTTCATAAGCTTTGGCTTGTGCTTTAGCAATATCATTACCTAATGCTGTTACGCATAGGACGCGACCACCGGCAGTCACGACTTCTCCATCTTTCATGCGAGTACCAGCATGGAAAACTTTACTATCCGTGGCTTCAGTGGTTGGTAAACCTGAAATTACATCGCCATTGTGGTAATCACCTGGGTAACCACCTGCAGCAATTACTACCCCTAAAGCAGGGCGTTCATCCCATAATGAATCTTTACCTGCTAACTCACCTTTCGCGCCAGCTAAACATAAGGCGACTAAGTCCGATTGCAAGCGCATCATAATAGGTTGAGTTTCAGGATCGCCAAAACGGCAGTTAAACTCGATAACTTTTGGGTTACCTGCTTTATCAATCATTAAACCTGCATATAAGAAGCCTTGGTAGCGGTTTCCTTCTTGGTCCATACCTTTAACTGTAGGGTAAATGACTTGTTCCATTACGCGTTTATGTATTTCATCTGTCACAACAGGCGCTGGGGAGTAAGCGCCCATTCCACCAGTATTTAGGCCAGTATCACCATCACCAACACGTTTGTGATCTTGGCTAGTCGCCATTGGAATGACATTTTCACCATCTACCATAACGATGAAACTCGCTTCTTCACCATCAAGAAATTCTTCGATCACGATACGGTGGCCTGCATCACCAAAGGCATTCCCTGCTAACATGTCATGAACAGCTTCTTTCGCTTCTTGCAGAGTCATTGCAACAATAACCCCTTTACCTGCAGCAAGCCCATCTGCTTTGATCACGATTGGTGCGCCTACTTTGTCTAAGTAAGCTAAAGCAGGTTCAATTTCAGTAAAATTTTCATAAGCCGCAGTAGGAATATGATGACGAGCTAAAAAATCTTTGGTAAATGCTTTTGAACCCTCAAGCTGTGCAGCACCTTGGGTTGGGCCAAAAATAGTTAAGCCAGCAGCCTTAAACGCATCG of Providencia rettgeri contains these proteins:
- a CDS encoding Protein of uncharacterised function (DUF1481), producing MLSACSSNAPKLPEFSASGFIADDGVIRMWRLNNAKSQPLVLMVVYSPYKGTDTSVNFFEYRSGNLWQIRSQILNQKNGDITEQLRFDKNNDVIFMQRAQDGHKTSLSADEITRWRFEAERVLETNTALIVGGIKLYQGRWQQGKVTTCEGDVREVTFEPYSEKWLQNRAKVWHSQLNLAWLESSEGNQLLMVADTDFCRWQPSKDSL
- the hupA gene encoding NS2 — encoded protein: MNKTELVDAIAESADLTKVQAKAALESTLNAISETLKKGEQVQLVGFGTFKVSHRAARTGRNPQTKAEIQIPATTVPAFSAGKALKEAVK
- the purD gene encoding Phosphoribosylamine--glycine ligase, which codes for MNILIIGGGGREHALAWKAAQSPLADKVYVAPGNAGTALEPTLENVNISATDINGLLQFAKDKQIGLTIVGPEAPLVIGVVDAFKAAGLTIFGPTQGAAQLEGSKAFTKDFLARHHIPTAAYENFTEIEPALAYLDKVGAPIVIKADGLAAGKGVIVAMTLQEAKEAVHDMLAGNAFGDAGHRIVIEEFLDGEEASFIVMVDGENVIPMATSQDHKRVGDGDTGLNTGGMGAYSPAPVVTDEIHKRVMEQVIYPTVKGMDQEGNRYQGFLYAGLMIDKAGNPKVIEFNCRFGDPETQPIMMRLQSDLVALCLAGAKGELAGKDSLWDERPALGVVIAAGGYPGDYHNGDVISGLPTTEATDSKVFHAGTRMKDGEVVTAGGRVLCVTALGNDIAKAQAKAYEVAKAIHWNDSFYRNDIGYRAIARIK